A genomic window from Glycine soja cultivar W05 chromosome 10, ASM419377v2, whole genome shotgun sequence includes:
- the LOC114370505 gene encoding gibberellin 2-beta-dioxygenase 2-like: MVAPCPTSMMVRTKKTKAMGVPTIDLSMERSKLSELVVKACEEYGFFKVVNHSVQKEVIARLEEEGKEFFSKTSSEKRQAGPANPFGYGCRNIGPNGDMGHLEYLLLHTNPLSISERSKTIANDPTKFSCAVNDYIEAVKELTCEVLDMVEEGLWVQDKFSLSKLIRDVHSDSLLRINQYPPVSLKGTKNWDTSKLEAHQLQSENNNNNNNNIGFGEHSDPQILTIMRSNNVDGLQISTHDGLWIPVPPDPNEFFVMVGDALQVLTNGRFVSVRHRVLTNTTKARMSMMYFAAPPLNWWITPLPKMVTPHNPSLYKPFTWAQYKQAAYSLRLGDARLDLFKIQRQQDTHLIAPAST; this comes from the exons ATGGTTGCGCCTTGTCCAACATCCATGATGGTAAGAACCAAGAAAACAAAGGCCATGGGAGTTCCGACAATAGACCTTTCAATGGAAAGGTCCAAGTTGTCGGAACTGGTGGTGAAAGCATGTGAGGAATATGGTTTCTTCAAGGTGGTGAACCACAGTGTGCAAAAAGAGGTCATTGCAAGATTGGAAGAGGAGGGAAAGGAGTTTTTCTCCAAAACCTCCTCGGAGAAGCGCCAAGCTGGCCCTGCCAATCCTTTTGGCTATGGTTGCAGAAATATTGGCCCCAATGGCGATATGGGTCACCTCGAGTATCTCCTCCTTCATACCAACCCTCTTTCCATATCTGAGAGATCCAAAACCATAGCAAATGACCCTACTAAGTTCAG TTGTGCCGTGAATGATTACATAGaagcagttaaagaactaacaTGTGAGGTTCTCGATATGGTGGAGGAGGGTTTGTGGGTCCAAGACAAGTTCTCACTCAGCAAGCTCATCAGAGACGTCCATAGTGACTCACTCCTAAGGATCAATCAATACCCTCCCGTGAGCCTAAAGGGCACCAAGAATTGGGACACGTCCAAACTTGAGGCACATCAACTCCAGAgcgaaaataataataacaacaacaacaatattgGCTTTGGAGAGCATTCTGACCCTCAGATCTTGACCATCATGCGGTCCAACAACGTTGATGGCCTTCAGATTTCCACCCACGATGGCTTGTGGATCCCTGTCCCCCCTGACCCCAATGAATTCTTCGTTATGGTTGGTGATGCCTTGCAG GTTTTGACAAATGGAAGGTTTGTAAGCGTGAGACACAGGGTGTTGACGAACACAACAAAGGCCAGAATGTCAATGATGTACTTTGCAGCACCACCGCTGAATTGGTGGATCACTCCACTGCCGAAGATGGTGACACCCCACAATCCAAGTCTCTATAAGCCCTTCACCTGGGCCCAATACAAGCAGGCAGCATATTCTCTAAGATTGGGAGACGCTCGCCTTGACCTCTTCAAGATCCAACGACAACAAGATACCCATCTCATCGCACCTGCTTCAACCTGA